A window of the Macaca nemestrina isolate mMacNem1 chromosome X, mMacNem.hap1, whole genome shotgun sequence genome harbors these coding sequences:
- the LOC112428144 gene encoding nuclear cap-binding protein subunit 2-like: MSKGLKILCKDPVLELSCCRDHQFSGSKFQQEKLLKESSTMNMRNLSFYTTEEKIHELFSRSDIRNIFMGLDKIKKTACGFCFVECHNRADAENAMRFLNGTCLDEWIICTDWDIGFREGQQYGRGKSGGQVRDEFREDFHSGRGGFGRQSQI, translated from the coding sequence ATGTCCAAAGGCCTGAAAATTCTGTGTAAAGACCCTGTTTTGGAGCTGAGCTGCTGCCGGGACCATCAGTTCAGTGGCAGTAAATTTCAGCAGGAAAAATTACTGAAGGAAAGCTCCACAATGAATATGAGGAACCTTTCATTTTATACAACCGAAGAGAAAATACATGAGCTCTTTAGTAGATCTGATATCAGGAATATCTTTATGGGCCtggataaaataaagaaaacagcatGTGGCTTCTGCTTTGTAGAATGCCATAACAGAGCTGATGCTGAAAATGCCATGCGGTTTCTAAATGGGACCTGCCTAGATGAATGGATTATCTGCACTGATTGGGATATAGGTTTTAGAGAAGGTCAACAGTATGGTCGCGGTAAATCTGGCGGTCAGGTAAGGGATGAGTTTCGTGAAGATTTTCATTCTGGTAGAGGAGGCTTTGGAAGACAGAGTCAGATCTAA